Proteins from a single region of Dyadobacter fanqingshengii:
- a CDS encoding porin, with translation MKYRITGLLFLFVLFSNSEAFSQRFLMDLVDTTNQMGKGMLSIYERYNRVRISGYIQPQFQFITKKGAETYGGGNFSALANNRFMLRRGRLRVDYAHLNANNDPTSYFVFQFDGTERGVAIRDFWGRFYENKFKIFALTTGMFARPFGYEVNLSSANRETPERGRMSQILMRTERDIGVMLTVTSRKSIKWSQKLKLDVGVFNGQGMSGPMDYDSHKDVIGRFSLKPSKIIALGGATISAAVSGYAGGITSQSPVLYRTKVNAGEYAMVRDSSAGNYLKVSHRNYAGGDFQISFPNNKGETEFRLEYVRGDQTATFASSETPGVYPVSNGAKDPLYVRSFDGAYFYFLQHLGSLEHQFVLKYDWYDPNKRVSGTEISETRGFNKADLRYDTIGMGYVYVPNESLKFMFHYNFVRNEKSALSGFETDAADDLFTCRVQYNF, from the coding sequence ATGAAATACCGCATTACCGGTCTGTTATTCCTGTTTGTCCTATTCAGTAACTCGGAAGCATTTTCTCAACGCTTCCTCATGGACCTGGTGGATACAACCAACCAAATGGGAAAAGGGATGCTTTCCATTTACGAGCGATACAACCGGGTGCGGATCAGCGGCTATATACAGCCTCAATTTCAATTCATTACGAAAAAAGGCGCCGAAACTTATGGCGGCGGAAACTTCTCCGCGCTGGCCAATAACCGTTTTATGCTTCGCCGCGGTCGTTTGCGGGTAGATTATGCGCATTTGAATGCAAATAATGATCCCACATCCTACTTTGTATTCCAGTTTGACGGGACGGAACGAGGCGTGGCGATCCGCGATTTTTGGGGCCGCTTTTACGAAAACAAGTTTAAGATCTTCGCGCTGACGACGGGGATGTTTGCCCGGCCATTTGGCTATGAAGTGAATCTTTCATCTGCCAACCGCGAGACGCCGGAACGGGGAAGAATGTCGCAAATCTTAATGCGGACCGAGCGGGACATAGGCGTAATGCTCACAGTCACCAGCCGTAAATCGATTAAATGGTCACAAAAGCTTAAACTGGACGTTGGCGTATTTAATGGTCAGGGAATGTCGGGGCCGATGGATTATGATAGCCACAAGGATGTGATCGGACGTTTCAGTTTGAAACCTTCCAAAATAATCGCGCTGGGCGGCGCGACGATCTCAGCGGCCGTTTCGGGTTATGCGGGCGGGATTACTAGTCAGTCGCCGGTTCTGTATCGCACGAAGGTTAATGCGGGCGAATATGCGATGGTTCGTGACTCATCGGCAGGAAATTATCTCAAAGTTTCCCACAGAAACTACGCGGGAGGCGATTTTCAAATCTCTTTCCCAAACAACAAGGGTGAAACGGAATTCAGGTTGGAATACGTTCGCGGCGATCAGACGGCAACATTTGCAAGCAGTGAGACGCCCGGCGTTTACCCGGTATCGAACGGCGCAAAAGATCCGCTCTACGTCCGAAGCTTTGACGGTGCTTATTTTTATTTTTTACAGCATTTGGGCAGCCTGGAACACCAATTTGTGCTCAAATATGACTGGTATGACCCCAATAAGCGCGTTTCAGGAACGGAGATTTCGGAAACAAGAGGCTTTAATAAAGCCGATTTACGCTACGATACCATTGGAATGGGTTACGTGTATGTCCCAAACGAATCCCTCAAATTCATGTTTCACTATAACTTCGTGAGAAATGAGAAATCGGCCCTGAGCGGATTTGAAACGGATGCTGCGGACGACCTTTTCACATGCCGTGTCCAGTATAACTTCTAG